One genomic window of bacterium includes the following:
- a CDS encoding D-alanyl-D-alanine carboxypeptidase, whose product MLSINVGMKYAEVLTPISKNASEMMFMIEGEEIKSIHPIASNIPNYFFTKNTSIKTLAKLHFESIDSKSLLTDRLKLENFTAESILISSTNGDMILDKSINEQLQVASITKLLSILTALKYEDNLDLYFTIPEETDEVTGNVLGFQKGEKYKFADLIAASLIFSSNDAIRAIETNIEGLYRISFVEEMNKLASDLNMTSSSFGDSIGFDLPNSYSTAEDIMKLSKFAYQNDIIRRYSTVKEFRIYSEGGKVISFRNTNEMLKYENVYGLKTGTTEQAKECLVMILRHYDTDYYVVILGSGDRYQDATKIYQIMESLK is encoded by the coding sequence TTGCTATCCATCAATGTTGGTATGAAATATGCAGAAGTCTTAACGCCAATTAGTAAAAATGCAAGCGAGATGATGTTCATGATTGAAGGTGAAGAAATAAAAAGTATTCATCCTATTGCTTCAAATATTCCGAACTATTTTTTTACGAAAAATACAAGCATCAAAACATTAGCTAAATTGCACTTTGAATCTATTGATTCAAAGTCATTGCTTACAGATAGGTTGAAACTAGAAAACTTCACTGCAGAATCCATACTTATTAGCAGTACAAATGGCGATATGATATTGGATAAATCTATAAATGAACAGTTACAAGTAGCCTCAATCACAAAGTTACTTAGTATACTTACTGCACTAAAATATGAAGACAATTTAGATCTTTACTTTACTATACCCGAGGAAACAGATGAGGTTACTGGCAATGTTCTAGGGTTTCAGAAAGGTGAAAAGTATAAATTTGCAGATTTAATTGCAGCAAGTCTGATTTTTAGTTCAAATGACGCAATTAGAGCAATTGAAACAAATATAGAAGGTCTATACAGAATTAGTTTTGTTGAAGAAATGAACAAGCTAGCATCTGATCTCAATATGACGAGTAGTTCATTTGGAGATTCCATAGGCTTTGATCTTCCAAATTCATACTCTACCGCTGAAGACATTATGAAACTATCCAAGTTCGCATATCAAAATGACATTATCAGAAGATACTCTACGGTAAAAGAATTCAGGATTTATAGTGAGGGTGGAAAAGTAATTTCATTTCGTAATACGAATGAAATGCTGAAGTATGAGAATGTATATGGATTGAAAACTGGAACTACTGAGCAAGCAAAAGAGTGCTTAGTTATGATACTCAGACATTATGATACAGACTATTATGTAGTGATACTTGGATCAGGTGATAGATATCAAGATGCGACTAAAATATACCAAATTATGGAATCTTTGAAATAG
- a CDS encoding aldehyde dehydrogenase family protein, which yields MKNDLIINAIKVKTEKYQKVFSVSDNSELGEFALANGLQVNDAYTAARDAYKIWSEVSTYEKTELIKRVAEELILRKEEIAKLLSHEVGKPYASALDEVVRSAEFIYTSCEIAKSMEGRVLDSGMMRGYKHSQKVSIVTKVPIGVVLCISPFNYPINLSVSKIVPALLAGNTVVFKPATQGSLVAYILAEIFSKNLPTGSLNFITGKGAEIGDLLVQNENVDMVNFTGSTEVGKHIYSVLAESSQRKVGFKTPLMELGGKDVAIVTKKADVQKSVQQIVKGAFSYSGQRCTAVKKVLIQGDIFDVFLSLLQIEMNKLKVGSPLDTNVVITPLISTSAANYAEELFHDAVSKGMNFINPFKRDKNLIYPNILFSSATFDEKKIKEIRIFDEEQFAPILPVFQVETIDQAIKLANLSEYGLQSDVFTQDINEAFYIANQLESSTIQINAKSDRGPDNFPFAGTKNSGIGVQGMKDAIESMSIDKQIVVNF from the coding sequence ATGAAAAACGATCTAATAATTAATGCAATTAAAGTCAAAACTGAAAAGTATCAAAAAGTATTTTCTGTATCTGATAATTCAGAATTGGGAGAATTTGCTCTTGCAAATGGCTTACAAGTTAATGATGCGTATACTGCTGCTAGAGATGCGTACAAAATCTGGAGTGAAGTTTCTACATATGAAAAGACAGAGCTAATCAAAAGAGTTGCTGAAGAACTTATCTTAAGAAAAGAAGAAATTGCGAAACTTCTTAGTCATGAAGTTGGAAAACCATACGCTTCTGCACTTGATGAAGTTGTTAGATCTGCTGAATTTATTTATACATCTTGTGAGATAGCAAAAAGTATGGAAGGTAGAGTATTGGATTCTGGAATGATGCGAGGATATAAACATAGTCAAAAAGTTTCAATAGTAACAAAAGTTCCTATAGGTGTAGTTCTTTGTATATCACCATTCAATTACCCTATAAACTTATCAGTTTCGAAAATTGTTCCTGCACTTCTTGCAGGAAATACAGTTGTTTTCAAACCAGCAACACAAGGTAGTCTGGTTGCCTATATACTTGCAGAGATATTCTCGAAAAACCTCCCAACAGGTTCTCTGAATTTTATAACTGGGAAGGGCGCTGAAATTGGTGATTTACTAGTACAAAATGAAAATGTGGATATGGTGAACTTTACTGGTTCTACAGAAGTAGGAAAACATATTTATTCTGTTTTAGCAGAAAGTTCTCAACGCAAGGTTGGTTTCAAGACGCCACTAATGGAACTTGGTGGTAAGGATGTAGCGATTGTGACCAAAAAAGCAGATGTTCAGAAATCAGTGCAACAAATAGTAAAGGGAGCATTTAGTTACTCTGGTCAGAGATGTACTGCAGTAAAGAAAGTACTTATACAAGGGGACATATTTGATGTCTTTCTAAGTTTACTACAAATTGAGATGAATAAGTTGAAGGTTGGAAGTCCACTTGATACGAATGTAGTTATAACTCCACTTATTTCAACCTCTGCTGCAAATTATGCAGAGGAACTGTTTCATGACGCAGTATCAAAAGGAATGAATTTTATAAACCCATTTAAAAGAGATAAGAATCTGATTTATCCGAATATTCTATTTTCATCTGCTACCTTTGATGAAAAAAAGATAAAGGAAATTCGCATTTTTGACGAAGAACAATTTGCACCTATATTACCTGTTTTTCAAGTAGAAACAATAGATCAAGCGATAAAGTTAGCTAATCTTTCTGAGTATGGACTTCAAAGCGATGTTTTCACTCAAGATATAAACGAAGCATTCTATATAGCAAATCAACTTGAATCTTCAACGATTCAAATCAACGCAAAATCAGATAGAGGTCCAGATAATTTCCCTTTTGCGGGCACAAAGAATTCAGGAATAGGCGTTCAAGGGATGAAGGATGCAATTGAATCAATGAGTATAGATAAGCAGATAGTTGTGAACTTCTGA